The stretch of DNA AATCGGTTAGTGGATTTAGAATCAAATACAGATTCATTGGAAATCATAAATGAACTTTTTAGATCTGTCCATACTGTAAAAGGTGGGGCTAGGCTTTTAAAAATTATAAAAATTGAAAAACTAAGTCATTCTGTGGAAAATCTTTTAGATTTACTTCGAAATCAAAAATTACAAGTAACAGCGGTACATATTGATTATCTTCTCGAAGCAAGATCTGCTATCAGTGAGATGATTGAAGAAGTTGCATCCAAAGGTCCTATCCGTATTCGAATCGCTCCTTTAGTTACTAAATTAAATTTAGCTTGTGGAATTGGTACACTTGAATCCACTAACTCGAATTTGAATACTGTTTCAAATGAAAATACTGAACCAGTAAAAAAAGAAGAAACAGAGATAAAACTGAAACAGGATTTACCGTTAGAGGTATCGAAACAAGAGCAAATAATTGTAAAAGAGAAAGAACCAGTTGTTCGAATGAAAGAAAGACAGGTGGAGTCGATTCGCGTAAGTATAGATAAATTGGATGAAGTAATTAACACTGCATCTGAGTTATCAATTTCTAGAATTCAGTTTCAAGAGCAAATAGCGAATATATCTCGAATGTCTAGAGACATTAAAAGAAGCCTTGTCAATGCAGAGGAATTAGATTCAAAGAAACTATTGGAAAGAATTTCAAAATCAAACCAAATATTAATTTCTGAACTAAAGTTACAAATAGAAAAAAATGGTTCTAATTTGCCAGAGAGTGTTTTGTTTGATATGGTTTACCGATTTCATAATGAAATAAAAGCAGAAATTTCAAGAAATGAATTGAGTCAGCATGAGGAACTAACGCTTTTATTAATATCATTCCAAGAATTAAAAAATTCTATGATGAAGAATGTAGAGAACTTAGAAACACTTACTTCTAAATTACAAAATGAAGTAATGAATTTTAGAATGGTTCCTATTTCTACTTTGTTCGAACGTTTTCCGTCTCTTGTAAGAGATATGGCAAGGCAAGCTGGTAAAAAATTAAAAATTGTTCTTTACGGACAGGAAACTGAACTCGACCGGGTAATGATAAATACCCTCTTAGATCCGCTTCTTCATATTCTTCGAAATTCGATTGACCATGGGTTAGAAGAACCGCCAGAAAGAATTCAGAATGGAAAAAATGAAACTGGAACTATTAATTTAAGTGCTTATTATCAAGGTTCTTACGCTGTAATTGAAATCAAAGACGATGGACGCGGAATTGATATAGATGCTGTTTTAAAAAGAGCAATCGAACGTGGATTGGTTACAGAAGATAGAGTGAGTTTTTTAAGTCAAAAAGAGATCATTGAGTTTATTTTTTCTCCCGGTTTTTCTACTGCCGAAAAATTAACCGAAATGAGTGGGCGTGGAGTCGGAATGGATGTGGTAATGTCCACTATAAAAAGTCTGCAGGGCAGCATTGACGTGCAAACTAAAAAGGGACAAGGCACTACTTTATTTTTAAAAATTCCTTTGACTTTAGCTGTAGTTCGAGTTTTACTTTTTGAAACAGGAAGTCAGCTTCTTGCATTTCCAATGACAAATGTCGATGAAATTTTAACTGTTTCGAGAGAAGAAATAGAAACAGTTGGATCTAAATTTTTATACCATCTTAGATCGGAAGTAATATCACTTGTACCAATATCTGAATTATTAAATATTCCACATCCAGCATTTATTAAAGAGGAAATACCTGTTATTATCCTTTCGGACGGAACACAGAAAGTAGGATTGATTGTAGATTCTCTTTGGGGACGACAAGAAATTGTAATTAAAAACTTAGGAAATCTTCTAAAAAAAGTTCCGTTCATAATGGGATGTACTATTTTAAGTGATAGAAGATTAGTTTTGATTTTAAATCCAAGGGAATTAATAGAAGTAGCCACTATTGAGAAAGACAAATTAGAATTAAAATTACCTGCGTTTAAAATGTTGAAAAAAGAAAATCCAATTTCAATATTAGTTGTAGATGATTCGCCAATGCAAAGAAAAAGTATTAAATCAATTTTAACGCGTGCGGGTTATTTGGTGGACGAAGCAGAAAACGGATTTGAAGCAATGAAGTTAGTTCGAATTAAAAAATATTCTCTTTTCTGTATTGATTTAGTGATGCCACTTATGGATGGATTTGATTTGGTTTCAAGACTCAAAAGTTTGCCACTTTACAAAAGTATTCCAGTGATTGTAATTACTTCTAAAAATTCCACAGAAGACAAAGAGAGAGGTTTGAAGATTGGAGCAAATGAATTTTTAGAAAAACCGGTCGACCCAGACACTTTAACTGACTTAGTAAAACGTTATATAGGCGTTGAATAAATGGAACCAAATAAAATTAAAAACACTAATTACCCGATTTATCTATGTGTAGAAAACGCATTATTGGGCGAATATTTAGCAAATGAACTTTCGAATAATAAATTTAGTTTCGAAAAAATTAGTTATTCCGAACTGACTTTAAAAATTTCAGAACTAAAAAAGTCTCTGCTAATTTTACAAACTGACCAAGACGAATATCATTTGATTGAGCTTGCACGAAGATTGAAAATGTTTTATGGTTATGAAACTCGTATTATATTTCTTTCTTCAGATTATAAAACGGAAGAAGATGCGAGTAATGTAACCGATAAATTTTTTCAAATACCTGTTCCTTTTCGAGAAATTGAAAATACAATTCAAAAATTTTTGACAGATACACATAAAATTTTAGTCATAGATGATTCCAAATTGGTTCACAATCATTTAGTTCCGCCTTTAGCTAATGAAGGTTATAAAGTATTTGAAGCATTTAACGGCAAAGAAGGATTAGACTTAACCATTGAATATAAACCTGATTTGATTATTTGTGATATTGAAATGCCAAATATGAACGGATTTGAAGTATGCACAGAGATACGAAAAAATCCAGAAGTAAGAGATACTTATATCATTATGTCTAGCACTCTAGGTTCTGCTTCTGATATTCAAAAAGGATTTAATGCAGGAGTTGATGAGTATATCACAAAACCTGTTGTAATTGGCGAATTACTCGAAAGAATCAATCGACATTTTAAACAATCATTAAGTGGGCGGGAAAATATAATTATCCTCGAAAAGGATGAACATATAATTGCTAATATAACGAAGTCTTTACGAAAACAAGGATTTTCTGTTCGTTCTACTTCAACAATAGAAGAAACAATTCACTTGGTTCAAAAGTATCCATTTGATTTAATTATCAGTGAAATGGAATTGGGTGAGGAAACTGCGATGGATTTGTGTTTGTCTTTAAAAAATGCAAATACTGGTTTTCATCCATCAATTTTGATTCTGACTTCTCGTGATAATAATGCTGATTATAAAATGATTATGAATATGGGTGTTTCTGGAATTATAAGTAAACCGTTTTCGATGGATACATTACTTGCTTCTGTTGAGAGGTTACTAGCCGATAGACGCACTGCCGCAGAAAGGAAACAGTTATTAAAATATTTGTCAAAATCATCAGCAAAAATTGCTTCCGAAAAAGCAATTCTTACAAATGGATCTGGTGGACGCAGGTCTGAAAAAAAATACGCATCTTTATTGTTTACAGATATTGTAAATTTTACAGCGAGATGTGAGAAATATCCACCCGACTCTGTAGTGGAACAAATTAATACAATTTTTGAGCTTATTACCAAAACAATTCATAAACATGATGGGGACGTAGATAAATTCATGGGTGATGCCTGTATGGCATACTGGATTGGCGACGAACACTCATCATCCGCAGTAAAATTAATTGATGCAGTCCAAGAAATACGAGATAAAATAGCCGAAGCAAATTTAAAATCTGCTATATTGACAGAGGATCCAATTCGAATTCGATATGGAATGAACTCAGGAGAAATTATATTATGTGATATCGGAAGTTCGGAAGCTCGGATTGATTTGACTGTAATTGGGGATCATGTCAATCTTGCGGCGAGGTTGGAATCTGCATCCAAACAATATGGAATTGAATCACTACTAAGTGAGTATACTTATGCGTTAACCGCAGACTCGGTGGAAGTTCGTGAAATTGATAGGATTAAAGTTTATGGAAAAAATATTCCCGTAGTAGTTTACGAACTATTAAGTAAAAAAGGAATGTTGAATGACACTCAAAAAGAACTTTTAGGAATTTATAATTTTGCAAAAGAACTTTATTCTAAAGGAAATTTTTTAGAGGCGAAAAGAAATTTTATCCAAGCCAATAAACTTGAAGAATTATACCCGGGTAGGATTACGAATCCTTCCAAAGTTTATGCAATTCGGTGTGATTTTTTATTAAAGAATCCACCTAAAAATTGGGACGGAGTTTGGGCACTTCGAAAATAGGGCTATTTGTTACTTTGTTTCCGAAAATTGCATTATTCAGATTCTAGGTGGTTAACCTAAGGTTTAAATCATTCGATAAATCCATTTTTGTGACTATTGGTTTTATTTACGTTAGGTAAAACTAGGCTTTAAACTTAGATTTATTTCTGACTCAAAAAATTACTTTATAATTTAGGCTATTGATTTTAAACTGTGTTAAAGAGTGAGAATCGAATGGAAGAAATTACAAAAATTTTAGAGCCTTTTTTTATCCCAAGGGAAATTCCTGCGACCATTATTAAAACAGCGATGGAGTTGATCTATCGTGTCGAAGTCACTGGTAGTGAGCACGTTCCCAAAAATGGAGGCGCGGTTTTGATTTGTAATCATACTGATTCTCTAGATATCCCTGTGATTGGTCTTTATATGCCAAGAAAAGTTGTCTTTTTGGGAAAAAATGAAGTTTTTAATCCACAAGAAACCTTAATAAAAATAATGAATGCTGAAAATTCTATTTTAAAACAGCCAGGATTAAATGTATTAAAATCTGCATTGGAGTCATATTTAAATACGATAGGAGATATATATTCTCATCAAATTCAGAAATGGGGTGGAATGCCTATTATCCGCAATTTTCACGGAGAGGACGCAAAATCAGCAGTAGCATATTATGAAGAACTAGAAAATTATATGGTTTCAATTTTAAAATCTGGAGAAATTGTCTCAATATTCCCAGAAGGTACGAGAACATTAAGTGGAGTTATGGGTCCATTTAAAGCTCTCGCCGCAAAGATAGCTATTCGTGCCAATGTTCCAATCATTCCAAGTGGAATTTCGGGAGCATGGAACATGTCTACTCCTAAGGCAATTTTATCTGGTCAAACTAGAAATAGCGTTATACGATATAATATAGGAGTTCCCGTACTCCCTGAAGAATTTCCAAAAGAACCAGAAAAGAAAGCAGCCAAAATTTTAACCGAAGAACTTGAAAAGAGAGTTTATTTTTTAACTAACAATTCTGAACGTAGGGGCAAACCGAGAAAATTTGCTACAAAACTATAAAAGTCTGTGAATAAAACACAAAACCAAAATTCAGTAATACGCAGAGATTCAATCAGGTGATTCTTGTATGCATTTAGTTTTACTGGTTGAGACAGATTTTTATTCCTTAAAAGATTTAGAGTATCAGCTTTCAGGAAATCGATTTAGGTTAGTAACCACAGTAAATCCCAAAAAGGGTTTAGAATATGCAAAGTCTGCACCACCTGATTTGATAATGTTGAGTTTTCATCAACAGGAAAAAGAAACTGTGGACTTACTTATGTATTTAAAAAAAGATCCAATCACAAAACAAATTCCAGTTTTAGGTTTGATTGCTGATTTTAATCAACCATTTTTGGATATTTTAAAAAAAATTGGACTTGCTGATTATCTTCCGAAACCAATTAAACAAAATGTCCTTGTTCCAAAAGTAAATGAGCTTATAAAGGTTTCTGAAAAAATTAGAGATACAATTGTAAAAGAAACAGTTCATCATGTTTCTATTCCTTTGAACAATGAGGAGAGGATAATTTTAGTTTTCCGCTCAGGAATTAAAAACTATGTAGTCCCAGAAGTTCGAAAGATATTGAATCATGAATTAATTAAATCAATTATCAATAAACATATTTGTATAGATATTCATACCATTCCAGAAATTAGTTTGGAAGAATTGCAGATTATAGAAAAAATCGTAAAGTTATTTGGAAATAAAAAAATAGCATTGATAACCGGAACTCATTTAGGAAATATTATGAAAAATAGTGATCTGCCGGATTATGCAAATCTATTCTTATCAATGCAAGATTACGAATTATTTTTAGAAAATCCAGATTTGGATGAATAATATTTTATTTGGTATAAGATTGAAAAGCGGCTTCCGGTGTTGAAAAAATTTCGAATACTTTATTGAGCATCGTCAAGTCAAATAACTCCAACAAATCATCATCAGTAATGACAAGTTTGATGTCACCGGTTGTTGCTTTTAATTTATTTTTTAAAAATACAATCTGACCTAAAACAGACGAAGATATATGATTTGCATCAGTTAAATCTATCACTACCTTCCTAGAATCAGAGGAGAAAATTTGGCTAAAATATCTATCTAACCGCCCGCTATCAGACTGTAGGATAGAGCCATCCATTTTGATTACTTGTATTCCTTCTATTAGCTTGTATTCCATATTTCTCCGCTTTCCTGTTAAGATTTATTTCAGTAAAGGAAATAAGCAAGAATAATTTTTGAAAAATGAATTTCAAGATTTTGAGTAAGAGTATTTTTAGGTTATAATGGCTGTCTTACGAATTCTATATTACTCATTTTTGAACTTATTGTCTTTTCTGGATTCTATTAAATGGAAAGTATTCCGTTTAGTGAGTTTGGTTGTATTTCTTTCTTCCGTCGTACTTTTTGTGAGTGCTTATGTCGTTTGGATTAAAGAAAAACCAAATGTAAAAGCAAACTTAGATAAGTATAAATCGGAAGTTTCAAATTATTACGATTCGGTAAAATCAAAACCAATTCGAATCTACGATAAAAATTCTAAATTAATTGGCGAATTTAACAGGAGAAATTTTAAACCTATTCGAACTGATAATTTAAAAGACCACGGAAATTTAATCTGGGCACTTTTATCCTCTGAGGACAGAGACTTTTTTAAGCATGGTGGAATTAATTACACTGCTATCGGTCGGGCAATTGTTGTTAACCTTGCCAAACTCAAACTTATGCAAGGGGGGAGTACGATCACACAACAGTTATCTAAACTTACCCTGAATTTAGGGGAACGTAATATATACAATAAAATTACGGAAGCATTCTGTACTTACTATATCGAAAACCAATACGACAAAGAAACAATCTTAGCCATGTATATGAACCAGATATTTTTGGGAGAAGGAAATATTGGTCTAGAAGAAGCTAGTCGGTATTATTTTAATAAAACTGCAACCAAACTTACCCCTGCCGAGTCAGCTTTGTTAGTTGGAATTATTCCAGCTCCTTCCATTTATAATCCGATTCGAAATTTAACCATAGCACTTGATCGACAAAAAAGAATTTTAAATGACATGGCGAAAAATTCTAATCTTAATTTTGAACCAAATAAAATCGAAAAAGATTTTCCGAAAAAAATAGAAGAAAACATTCGTCAGTTTAAAAATTCTTATAAAATAAAAGAATCCAAAATTGGAGAAAAATCAAAGTTTACAAGTGATATTGGAAAATTTGGTTTTGATAGAGACTTTAAACTAAATCTCGCTCCTGATTTTAATGAGAGTATTCGTCGTTACACTCTAGAAAAATTTTCGAATGATGAATTAGAAAAAACTTCTCTCAATATATTTACGACTTTAGATTACGAAAAACAGAGTGTTTTAGAAGCTTCTTTGAGAGAAGGGATTGAAGATGTTAGAAAAGTTCTAGATAAAGAAAAACAAAATTATATCAAAAAAGGAAATGATACCGAAGTAAAACGGCAAGCGGAAATTATTGATAACATGAATGGAAGTGCTGTTTCTTTAAATCCATTTAATGGAAATGTAGAAGCGTTAGTCGGTGCATATAAAATTTCATCAATTTATCGATTGAACCGTGCAGAAGAAGCAAAACGCCAACCCGGTTCTGCAATAAAGGGAATAATTTTTACACTTGCTTTAGAGAAACATATAATTAATCCTTCGACTCTAGTAAAAGACGAAAAAATTAATATAGGCGGATATACTCCAAAAAATTGGTATGGTTCTTACAAGGGATATATTACGGCAAGACAAGCACTTGCACAATCAGTAAATACAATTGCTGTAAAACTTTTACAAGAAGTTGGTGTAGGATATTTTTTGGAGAAAATGTCTCTTATCCTCTCAATTCCAACATCTGAGTTAAAGGAAAGATTTGGAAATAATCTTTCCCTTGCACTTGGATCAGGAGAGTTAAGTCCTATGGAACTTGCAGTGGTATACAGTACAATTGCAAATGGTGGTTATAAAATTCGCCCTAAAAAAATTTTAAAAATTACAGATGACGACGATATTGATAGAACACCTCCGGAACTTTACACTGAAGAAACAAGGGAACAAATTTTAGATCCTGTGGCTTGTGCAATGGCAATTAATTTATTGGAATCCGTATTGAGTGGAGAAGGGACGTTACCCGTTAGAGACAAAGAAAAAGATAAAATTCCTTTGGCAGGAAAAACAGGAACTGTTCAAACTCCAAAAAAGGCGATGGAAAAATGGGGAAACAGAAAAGGAATACGCGATTCCTGGTTTGCCGGAATTTCTCCTGGGAATGTTACAACAGTATGGGTTGGAAATGACCAAAGTGCCCCGTTTCCTGGATCGGGCGCGGGTATAAGTGGGCGAGTATGGTTACGTTTTGTTAATTTTTTGCGCTCTCGAATTAGTCCTGACGAAAAATTAGTAAGATCTTTCGAAGGTGATTTCGTACAACTTGACATTTGTGGAGAAACAGGAATTCTTTTACTAGATTCCCCTGAATGTAAATTTCCTATTTACTCACAATATTATTTTAGAGGAAGTGAACCACAGGCGAATAATCCACCGCCGCCAGAAGTGAAAATTGAAACTACAAAATCCACACCGTCGACAGATGAAGGTACTAGTTTTGAAGATGAAGCTGATGCGGAGGATAATCCGAATAAGTCTACAGAGATAGTTCCAGAACCAGAGCCGGAGCGTAAACCTGAAAAACTTCCAGAGCCAGAAATGAATTTGAAAGAAAATATGCCTTCCCCTGATTTTAAGAAACCTTCTGGAGAATAGAGAATTTTGTCCATTTTAATAACTCCTTTTCGAAATACAGGAAGTGCGTTTCGGTATTCGCTTTTCATTTATTTATTTTCGCTTTTATTTAACACTTCCTTGCGGGTTATGGGTTACGACTTAAGTAGTGAAATTCATTCCATTTTAAATGGGGATTTTGTTTATTTGATTCTATTAGTAAATCTTAAAATATTTTTGATTTACTATATTTTTTATTCCTCACTCCAGATTTGTACGGATTTTTTACTGGAAGAAATCTTTCCTTCTTTATCCAAAAAAACTAAATCCAAGAAAAAAACCATATTTACTTATTCCGTATTTTTGATTTTTACTTTGGCTCTCTTTTTTCATTCGGTAATCCATTATCCGCAGTTGTATGGAGAGTTTTTTTATATACGTCATACGTATTTGCAGAATTTATTATTTTTTTTGACAGATCATGTAAATCCTAAAATATTCGATAATTTTTTTCTTGGATTTATAACATCCTATCTATCTTTTTTAGTTGCTGGTTTTTTTTATAAAGGATATTTACGTTTTTTATTTTTATTTACTTTCATAATATTAATTTTATTTTTTCACATAAATAGTTTTATGTACGGGATAATTCCATTATTCCTAACATATCAATTTATTCGAAGAATGGATTTTACTATAAATCGTTTTGCAATACTTCCTTTTCTACTTGTTTTATTTTCTTGTATTGGCTTATTTTATTATTTTTCATTTTTCTTTCATTTACCTGGAATTGAAAAAACGAAAGATTACAATCTCCTTATTGTTTCTGCTGATAGTCTTCG from Leptospiraceae bacterium encodes:
- a CDS encoding response regulator, whose protein sequence is MYSEEILTIWQDDKSPENPLIDPMGRKLFKQFLTQSLSEVQSILKIVTSLEISKNKQQDLDQIYRKNHNILGFSKILKIQKLTHLTSLLDFIFDFARKENSVSKYSVDYLIKLILNSEMKVLNQLNDTGFIKEDISLLIEEAKVYLSKPLEIWNERHRQTQANFAKKAYTIPSSQPSIKEEIAHIVDNPPVSSQPQKETQINNSMLQIPEAEKINDEPEELNIPIEKISLISDFYEESYENLSKIANRLVDLESNTDSLEIINELFRSVHTVKGGARLLKIIKIEKLSHSVENLLDLLRNQKLQVTAVHIDYLLEARSAISEMIEEVASKGPIRIRIAPLVTKLNLACGIGTLESTNSNLNTVSNENTEPVKKEETEIKLKQDLPLEVSKQEQIIVKEKEPVVRMKERQVESIRVSIDKLDEVINTASELSISRIQFQEQIANISRMSRDIKRSLVNAEELDSKKLLERISKSNQILISELKLQIEKNGSNLPESVLFDMVYRFHNEIKAEISRNELSQHEELTLLLISFQELKNSMMKNVENLETLTSKLQNEVMNFRMVPISTLFERFPSLVRDMARQAGKKLKIVLYGQETELDRVMINTLLDPLLHILRNSIDHGLEEPPERIQNGKNETGTINLSAYYQGSYAVIEIKDDGRGIDIDAVLKRAIERGLVTEDRVSFLSQKEIIEFIFSPGFSTAEKLTEMSGRGVGMDVVMSTIKSLQGSIDVQTKKGQGTTLFLKIPLTLAVVRVLLFETGSQLLAFPMTNVDEILTVSREEIETVGSKFLYHLRSEVISLVPISELLNIPHPAFIKEEIPVIILSDGTQKVGLIVDSLWGRQEIVIKNLGNLLKKVPFIMGCTILSDRRLVLILNPRELIEVATIEKDKLELKLPAFKMLKKENPISILVVDDSPMQRKSIKSILTRAGYLVDEAENGFEAMKLVRIKKYSLFCIDLVMPLMDGFDLVSRLKSLPLYKSIPVIVITSKNSTEDKERGLKIGANEFLEKPVDPDTLTDLVKRYIGVE
- a CDS encoding response regulator, which produces MEPNKIKNTNYPIYLCVENALLGEYLANELSNNKFSFEKISYSELTLKISELKKSLLILQTDQDEYHLIELARRLKMFYGYETRIIFLSSDYKTEEDASNVTDKFFQIPVPFREIENTIQKFLTDTHKILVIDDSKLVHNHLVPPLANEGYKVFEAFNGKEGLDLTIEYKPDLIICDIEMPNMNGFEVCTEIRKNPEVRDTYIIMSSTLGSASDIQKGFNAGVDEYITKPVVIGELLERINRHFKQSLSGRENIIILEKDEHIIANITKSLRKQGFSVRSTSTIEETIHLVQKYPFDLIISEMELGEETAMDLCLSLKNANTGFHPSILILTSRDNNADYKMIMNMGVSGIISKPFSMDTLLASVERLLADRRTAAERKQLLKYLSKSSAKIASEKAILTNGSGGRRSEKKYASLLFTDIVNFTARCEKYPPDSVVEQINTIFELITKTIHKHDGDVDKFMGDACMAYWIGDEHSSSAVKLIDAVQEIRDKIAEANLKSAILTEDPIRIRYGMNSGEIILCDIGSSEARIDLTVIGDHVNLAARLESASKQYGIESLLSEYTYALTADSVEVREIDRIKVYGKNIPVVVYELLSKKGMLNDTQKELLGIYNFAKELYSKGNFLEAKRNFIQANKLEELYPGRITNPSKVYAIRCDFLLKNPPKNWDGVWALRK
- a CDS encoding 1-acyl-sn-glycerol-3-phosphate acyltransferase; the encoded protein is MEEITKILEPFFIPREIPATIIKTAMELIYRVEVTGSEHVPKNGGAVLICNHTDSLDIPVIGLYMPRKVVFLGKNEVFNPQETLIKIMNAENSILKQPGLNVLKSALESYLNTIGDIYSHQIQKWGGMPIIRNFHGEDAKSAVAYYEELENYMVSILKSGEIVSIFPEGTRTLSGVMGPFKALAAKIAIRANVPIIPSGISGAWNMSTPKAILSGQTRNSVIRYNIGVPVLPEEFPKEPEKKAAKILTEELEKRVYFLTNNSERRGKPRKFATKL
- a CDS encoding STAS domain-containing protein, coding for MEYKLIEGIQVIKMDGSILQSDSGRLDRYFSQIFSSDSRKVVIDLTDANHISSSVLGQIVFLKNKLKATTGDIKLVITDDDLLELFDLTMLNKVFEIFSTPEAAFQSYTK
- a CDS encoding transglycosylase domain-containing protein, translated to MAVLRILYYSFLNLLSFLDSIKWKVFRLVSLVVFLSSVVLFVSAYVVWIKEKPNVKANLDKYKSEVSNYYDSVKSKPIRIYDKNSKLIGEFNRRNFKPIRTDNLKDHGNLIWALLSSEDRDFFKHGGINYTAIGRAIVVNLAKLKLMQGGSTITQQLSKLTLNLGERNIYNKITEAFCTYYIENQYDKETILAMYMNQIFLGEGNIGLEEASRYYFNKTATKLTPAESALLVGIIPAPSIYNPIRNLTIALDRQKRILNDMAKNSNLNFEPNKIEKDFPKKIEENIRQFKNSYKIKESKIGEKSKFTSDIGKFGFDRDFKLNLAPDFNESIRRYTLEKFSNDELEKTSLNIFTTLDYEKQSVLEASLREGIEDVRKVLDKEKQNYIKKGNDTEVKRQAEIIDNMNGSAVSLNPFNGNVEALVGAYKISSIYRLNRAEEAKRQPGSAIKGIIFTLALEKHIINPSTLVKDEKINIGGYTPKNWYGSYKGYITARQALAQSVNTIAVKLLQEVGVGYFLEKMSLILSIPTSELKERFGNNLSLALGSGELSPMELAVVYSTIANGGYKIRPKKILKITDDDDIDRTPPELYTEETREQILDPVACAMAINLLESVLSGEGTLPVRDKEKDKIPLAGKTGTVQTPKKAMEKWGNRKGIRDSWFAGISPGNVTTVWVGNDQSAPFPGSGAGISGRVWLRFVNFLRSRISPDEKLVRSFEGDFVQLDICGETGILLLDSPECKFPIYSQYYFRGSEPQANNPPPPEVKIETTKSTPSTDEGTSFEDEADAEDNPNKSTEIVPEPEPERKPEKLPEPEMNLKENMPSPDFKKPSGE